Proteins encoded within one genomic window of Paenarthrobacter sp. JL.01a:
- a CDS encoding carbohydrate ABC transporter permease, with translation MSTTTSAPARTGRQAVRKSPHDAKRGRVQQRWLPWAFLAPTIAGMGIFTLLPIVASIALAFFRWDIISAPTFVGFDNFAEVVQDPTVRVSFLNTIVFVVVAVALQLGLALGLAIMVQEKLPAWLRVFFRSAFFFPLILSAASVSIFMRYLFNEQFGVVNWLLSIVGIPAVPWLTTPGGSAAVVILVYVWQNFGFSFLLFIGGLASIPVETYEAASIDGATGWRKHWYVTLPLLSPTTLVASVMAIINALQVFDQPYVLTRGGPGDSTRTAVMVIFESAFQRLEFGQASAIGVILTLIIMGITALQFRLSKRFVFYQ, from the coding sequence ATGAGCACAACCACCAGTGCGCCCGCCCGGACAGGAAGACAGGCCGTCCGCAAATCCCCGCACGATGCCAAGCGGGGACGGGTTCAACAGCGCTGGCTCCCGTGGGCCTTCCTGGCACCGACCATCGCAGGCATGGGCATCTTCACCTTGCTGCCCATCGTGGCGTCGATCGCGCTCGCCTTCTTCCGCTGGGACATCATCTCGGCGCCGACGTTCGTGGGCTTCGACAACTTCGCGGAGGTAGTCCAGGACCCCACAGTCCGGGTGTCGTTCCTGAACACCATCGTGTTCGTGGTTGTTGCCGTGGCGCTGCAGCTCGGGTTGGCCCTGGGCCTGGCGATCATGGTGCAGGAGAAGCTCCCGGCCTGGTTGAGGGTGTTCTTCCGCTCGGCGTTCTTCTTCCCGCTGATCCTGTCCGCGGCGTCGGTCTCGATCTTCATGCGGTACTTGTTCAACGAGCAATTCGGCGTCGTGAACTGGTTGTTGTCCATCGTCGGCATCCCGGCGGTTCCGTGGCTGACCACGCCAGGTGGGTCGGCCGCCGTCGTGATTCTTGTGTACGTTTGGCAGAACTTCGGTTTCTCGTTCCTGCTGTTCATCGGCGGCCTGGCGTCGATTCCGGTGGAGACCTACGAGGCCGCCTCCATCGACGGAGCGACGGGTTGGCGCAAGCACTGGTACGTCACCCTGCCGCTGCTGAGCCCCACCACGCTGGTGGCCTCGGTGATGGCCATCATCAACGCACTGCAGGTGTTCGACCAGCCCTACGTCCTCACCCGGGGCGGACCCGGCGACTCGACACGAACCGCGGTCATGGTGATCTTCGAGTCCGCGTTCCAGCGCCTTGAATTCGGCCAGGCCTCGGCGATCGGCGTGATCCTGACGCTCATCATCATGGGCATCACCGCCCTTCAGTTCCGGCTCAGCAAACGATTCGTCTTCTACCAGTAA
- a CDS encoding phosphatase PAP2 family protein: protein MSSVTELLRAPHASPPREAPIHMSRPANCGSLVRMSSQQFRTSGRSSKRPLEARAAGSGTGFLFCLATVASIVGLAATYYFFVRTTPGQFIDESALVEATALSGTAGRASTEFLDMLPMLSLAIATVMVLFVTVARRRWRAAGIAVAACVAANLATQVLKFFIPDRPDRGVQTLELNSLPSGHTTLAASAAAAVFLMVSPRWRPLAGFLGSTFAVATGVSTLINQWHRPADVIAAFLVVAAVMLPAGWIVLRTGGSWNVWKGYGEHWAASRIWVWLTVGALMIAVMVAAYSLFQVMPGLSADSTIDYFWAGTAFIAIAGYLSALGGTWLFGLAARKN from the coding sequence GTGTCAAGTGTCACAGAATTGTTGCGTGCGCCTCACGCAAGCCCGCCACGCGAGGCCCCGATTCACATGAGCCGTCCAGCGAATTGTGGCAGTCTAGTCAGAATGAGTTCCCAGCAATTCCGCACCAGCGGGAGGTCGAGCAAACGGCCGCTTGAAGCACGCGCCGCAGGCAGTGGCACAGGTTTCCTTTTTTGCCTGGCCACCGTTGCCAGCATCGTGGGCCTCGCGGCGACGTACTACTTCTTCGTGCGCACCACCCCCGGCCAGTTCATCGACGAGTCAGCGCTGGTCGAAGCCACAGCCCTGAGCGGAACAGCAGGCCGGGCGTCCACGGAATTCCTGGACATGCTCCCCATGCTTTCCCTGGCGATCGCCACCGTGATGGTGCTCTTCGTGACCGTGGCACGACGCCGTTGGAGGGCTGCTGGAATCGCCGTGGCCGCCTGCGTCGCTGCCAACCTGGCCACCCAGGTCCTCAAATTCTTCATCCCGGACCGGCCCGACCGTGGCGTGCAGACCCTGGAGTTGAACTCACTCCCCTCCGGTCACACCACCCTTGCCGCCTCCGCAGCGGCAGCGGTGTTCCTGATGGTTTCACCGCGCTGGCGTCCACTGGCCGGCTTCCTTGGCAGCACGTTCGCCGTTGCCACCGGCGTCTCCACACTCATCAACCAGTGGCACCGCCCCGCCGACGTCATCGCCGCCTTCCTGGTGGTTGCCGCAGTGATGCTTCCAGCCGGCTGGATTGTCCTGCGCACCGGCGGCAGCTGGAATGTCTGGAAGGGCTACGGCGAGCACTGGGCCGCATCCCGGATCTGGGTATGGCTTACCGTCGGCGCCTTGATGATCGCCGTCATGGTGGCCGCGTACTCACTGTTCCAGGTGATGCCCGGACTCAGCGCCGACAGCACCATCGACTACTTTTGGGCAGGCACGGCCTTCATAGCCATCGCTGGATACCTCTCAGCGCTTGGCGGCACGTGGCTGTTCGGCCTGGCGGCCCGCAAGAACTAA
- a CDS encoding ABC transporter substrate-binding protein: MSGTNGALREFTRRSALTALGAGIVGLTAASWPRLTGTDIPGRGDNSLSIAIMGTAADAAARQKVIDAFAKVHPEIKVKVQAIQAVDWKDFFTKILTMVAAGTPPDVVYVATEGAQLFAEKLAHPLDEYLRRDADHMKEYFADVHPSLVEAFMYKGSLFQLPIDWNAANMYYNTTALRQAGLDRPADDWTHTDFRATLAAMKKANPKDFTPYYWTNRLFGGVVPWLYANDTSFLKETKSGGGEWLWDGFYPNDPSRGLRSGGYQWLEPNADDPRVFESFDYLRGLVKDGLGVRPEEGGGSSLIGLFASNRIGTTPAGGYWVQGLHEAGMTEDGFDVQFFPKWRSQRHQFGTAGYAIMKTAKDKDAAWEWVKFSSSLEAMRIVFPTPNTTPARRSMVNEQLYAGTGPRHWKVFYDTLDRFPTTGPIPAPPQQAAVETALMKNVSLAVSGDERQLKDALNSMQRDLELALRRQP; the protein is encoded by the coding sequence ATGTCGGGAACCAATGGGGCTTTGCGCGAATTCACACGTAGAAGTGCCCTCACAGCCCTCGGCGCCGGAATTGTCGGACTCACAGCGGCGTCGTGGCCGCGCTTGACCGGCACTGATATCCCAGGCCGGGGAGACAACAGCCTCAGCATCGCCATCATGGGCACCGCCGCAGACGCCGCAGCCCGCCAGAAGGTTATCGACGCCTTCGCCAAGGTCCACCCTGAGATCAAGGTCAAGGTCCAAGCCATCCAGGCCGTGGACTGGAAGGACTTCTTCACCAAGATCCTCACCATGGTGGCCGCCGGGACACCACCGGACGTCGTGTACGTGGCAACAGAAGGCGCGCAGCTCTTCGCCGAGAAGCTCGCCCACCCGTTGGACGAGTACCTCCGTCGCGATGCCGACCACATGAAGGAGTACTTCGCAGACGTCCACCCCAGCTTGGTGGAAGCCTTCATGTACAAGGGCAGCCTGTTCCAGCTTCCCATCGACTGGAACGCCGCCAACATGTACTACAACACAACAGCGCTCCGGCAGGCAGGCCTGGACCGGCCCGCGGATGACTGGACCCACACCGACTTCCGGGCCACCCTCGCCGCCATGAAGAAGGCGAATCCCAAGGACTTCACTCCGTACTACTGGACCAACAGGCTCTTCGGCGGAGTGGTGCCGTGGCTCTACGCCAACGACACGAGCTTCCTCAAGGAAACCAAGTCCGGCGGAGGCGAGTGGCTGTGGGACGGCTTCTATCCCAACGACCCCTCGCGTGGCCTCCGCTCCGGCGGCTACCAGTGGCTCGAACCCAACGCAGACGATCCCCGGGTCTTCGAATCCTTCGATTACCTCCGCGGGCTGGTCAAGGACGGACTCGGCGTCCGACCCGAAGAAGGCGGCGGAAGCTCGCTGATCGGCCTCTTCGCCTCCAACCGCATAGGTACGACGCCGGCAGGCGGCTATTGGGTTCAAGGCCTCCACGAGGCGGGGATGACTGAGGACGGATTCGATGTCCAGTTCTTCCCCAAGTGGCGGTCCCAACGGCACCAGTTCGGCACCGCAGGCTACGCGATCATGAAGACAGCCAAGGACAAGGACGCCGCCTGGGAATGGGTGAAGTTCTCCTCGAGCCTGGAAGCCATGAGGATCGTGTTCCCGACGCCGAACACCACGCCCGCCCGCCGCTCGATGGTTAACGAGCAGCTCTATGCAGGTACAGGGCCCCGGCATTGGAAGGTCTTCTACGACACACTGGACCGTTTCCCCACCACCGGCCCCATTCCAGCGCCACCCCAGCAGGCCGCCGTCGAGACCGCCCTGATGAAAAACGTAAGCCTGGCTGTCAGCGGCGACGAGCGCCAACTTAAGGACGCGCTCAACTCCATGCAGCGTGACCTTGAACTGGCCCTGAGGAGGCAGCCATGA
- a CDS encoding LacI family DNA-binding transcriptional regulator gives MNRKATALDVAKRAGVSRSAVSLVLNGRGDGNVAKESQDRIRLAAQELNYSPNAIALSLRNQRSRVIGIVSDAVVVSPFDGNIIGGADDVARSRGFVTVVMDTESDAARDASAIETLLDRQVDGLMYVTVGLKPIEIPQGMLRVPSVLANCYDEHPQPQLHHVIPDEVTGGREATEHLLQLGHRDIALVAGASEDPAAPLRVQGYKDAFARAGIGIREDRITHAGWDINDGFTWAMRLLDDVEPTNRPTAIMCANDRLAIGVALAASRLGLSIPGDLSIMGYDDEHRIANTMVPALTTMALPLREIGQAAMTALLRTIEGEESTTAAPTLETLVPCRLVVRESTGPAPR, from the coding sequence ATGAACCGCAAGGCAACCGCACTGGACGTCGCCAAGAGGGCCGGCGTGTCCCGAAGTGCGGTCTCACTGGTCCTCAATGGGCGCGGAGACGGAAACGTGGCCAAGGAGAGCCAGGACCGCATCCGTTTGGCAGCCCAGGAGCTGAACTACTCCCCCAATGCTATTGCCCTCAGCCTGCGGAACCAACGGTCGCGCGTCATCGGCATAGTCTCCGACGCGGTGGTAGTGAGCCCTTTCGACGGCAACATCATCGGCGGCGCGGACGACGTCGCACGCAGCCGTGGCTTCGTCACCGTTGTCATGGACACCGAAAGCGACGCCGCCCGGGATGCCAGTGCCATCGAAACCCTCCTGGACCGGCAAGTTGATGGCCTCATGTACGTGACTGTCGGCTTGAAGCCCATCGAGATCCCCCAAGGCATGCTCCGCGTCCCGTCAGTCCTGGCCAACTGCTACGACGAACATCCCCAACCCCAGCTTCACCACGTCATCCCGGACGAAGTCACCGGTGGCCGTGAAGCCACCGAACACCTCTTGCAGCTGGGCCACCGGGATATTGCCCTTGTGGCCGGCGCCAGCGAAGACCCGGCCGCTCCCCTCCGGGTGCAAGGTTACAAGGACGCCTTTGCGCGCGCCGGGATCGGCATCAGGGAGGACCGGATTACGCACGCCGGCTGGGATATCAATGACGGCTTCACCTGGGCCATGCGCCTGCTCGACGACGTCGAACCCACCAACCGGCCGACGGCCATCATGTGCGCCAACGACCGCCTGGCCATCGGCGTTGCGCTGGCGGCCTCGCGCTTGGGCCTCAGCATCCCCGGCGACCTCTCCATCATGGGCTACGACGACGAACACCGGATCGCCAACACCATGGTTCCCGCCCTCACCACCATGGCCCTGCCGTTGCGCGAGATCGGCCAGGCGGCCATGACAGCACTTTTGCGAACCATTGAGGGCGAGGAAAGCACGACGGCGGCCCCCACCCTGGAGACGCTTGTCCCCTGCCGCTTGGTGGTGCGTGAGTCGACGGGCCCAGCACCACGCTGA
- a CDS encoding DUF2510 domain-containing protein, which translates to MTSSTGDPVPDPSSLLDLGYFLTIGTLAFVYLASVVLAFFDYRRLRRNGVVRPFHWAWALMYMGSVVYMIGRTVVVNKVAPGRGRWPMAVLIAGWLLYMVLASLKSMEFMRSIFSGMGYGA; encoded by the coding sequence GTGACATCATCCACAGGCGATCCCGTTCCTGATCCGTCGTCTCTCTTGGACCTCGGCTACTTCCTGACCATTGGGACCTTGGCGTTTGTGTACCTGGCGTCGGTTGTCCTGGCATTCTTCGACTACCGGAGGCTACGAAGGAATGGAGTCGTCCGGCCATTTCACTGGGCCTGGGCCCTTATGTACATGGGCAGCGTGGTTTACATGATTGGCCGGACAGTGGTGGTCAACAAGGTCGCCCCCGGACGTGGGCGGTGGCCAATGGCTGTGCTGATCGCAGGGTGGTTGCTCTACATGGTCCTGGCCAGCCTCAAAAGTATGGAATTTATGCGCTCCATCTTCTCGGGAATGGGCTACGGGGCCTGA
- a CDS encoding DUF2510 domain-containing protein: MTDASAPGPLSSPTTTPEPGWYADAADPRYFRWWDGSAWTQHIGPPASPLLNQRPALRPGTPVYNAFVWVFAGLPLLPAVLVRRGTHRSVS, from the coding sequence ATGACTGACGCCTCAGCGCCGGGCCCGCTTTCGAGTCCCACCACGACGCCGGAACCTGGCTGGTACGCCGATGCTGCGGACCCACGGTACTTCCGTTGGTGGGATGGCTCGGCCTGGACACAACATATAGGACCACCGGCTTCGCCGTTGCTCAACCAGCGCCCAGCCCTCCGCCCGGGGACTCCGGTCTACAACGCCTTCGTCTGGGTCTTCGCCGGGCTGCCGTTGCTTCCAGCGGTGCTCGTCCGGCGTGGAACCCACAGGTCCGTTTCGTGA
- a CDS encoding carbohydrate ABC transporter permease, whose protein sequence is MTTIQERVTTTAPVVTRKKRDWSVAARVIVLLIASVFVLGPVLWTLSTSLRPPSESFQLPPAFLPLNPDLTSYEQVFKQLNIVALVINSALVTGLIAVGQMITAALAGYAFAHLRFRGRGALFSIVLATMMVPAQVTIVPVFMLIRGVGLSDTLLALIIPAIPTAFGTFLMRQYFLGLPGELAEAAAIDGASPWRTFRSVYAPLAMPGLAIVGILAFNFHWNEFFRPLIMTISEQNFTLPLGLVSLQGNLGTGSISVVLAGVVLSMIPALVVFMFGQRALQDGLTAGAGK, encoded by the coding sequence ATGACCACCATTCAAGAACGTGTCACCACCACGGCGCCCGTAGTCACCCGGAAGAAGCGCGACTGGTCAGTGGCCGCGCGCGTCATCGTCTTGCTGATCGCGTCCGTCTTTGTCCTGGGCCCGGTTTTGTGGACGCTGTCCACCTCGCTGCGTCCGCCGTCGGAATCCTTCCAACTGCCGCCCGCCTTCCTGCCGCTCAATCCGGACCTCACCTCATACGAGCAGGTCTTCAAACAGCTCAACATCGTGGCGCTGGTCATTAACAGCGCCTTGGTCACCGGGCTGATCGCAGTAGGACAGATGATCACCGCGGCACTGGCCGGATACGCTTTCGCCCACCTTCGCTTCCGCGGACGGGGGGCGCTGTTCTCCATCGTCCTGGCCACCATGATGGTGCCGGCGCAGGTGACGATCGTGCCTGTCTTCATGCTGATCCGCGGTGTGGGTTTGTCGGACACGCTGCTCGCGCTGATCATCCCGGCCATTCCGACGGCATTCGGCACCTTCCTGATGCGCCAGTACTTCCTGGGGTTGCCGGGCGAGCTCGCTGAAGCGGCCGCTATCGACGGTGCCTCGCCGTGGCGTACGTTCCGTTCCGTATATGCGCCGCTGGCCATGCCGGGCCTGGCAATCGTAGGCATCCTGGCATTCAACTTCCACTGGAACGAGTTCTTCAGGCCGCTCATCATGACCATCTCGGAGCAGAACTTCACGCTGCCACTGGGCTTGGTTTCCCTTCAGGGCAACCTGGGTACAGGAAGCATCTCCGTGGTCCTTGCCGGCGTTGTCCTCTCCATGATTCCCGCGCTGGTGGTGTTCATGTTCGGTCAGCGTGCGCTGCAGGACGGGCTCACCGCAGGCGCGGGCAAGTAG
- a CDS encoding glycoside hydrolase family 32 protein — MTDLVLSDSLLAASTHPDPAFPRFHPRPAQGWINDPNGVSFIDGRYHVFFQYNPLSARHHQIQWGHVSSPDLVRWEEHPVALVPQAGGPDSAGCWTGVVTSDNGVPTAAYSGVKDHGGHSQVVIARGSADLVTWEQDGHVAAPMPADPLVTAVRDPFIFHFNGVRYAMQGAGLADGRAALLLYTVDSLDDWKYQGIWLTTANPVAAEHTPAEIWECPQLVEVPVASGGSTWVMMFSLWLSGDDHEHANGVGHLIGSLSADPETGLPVFAPVSGGKSDLGRDFYAPQIVQLSYGRSASALLFGWANEGPGRDGRRGRTQEEIDDAGWSGVLTHPRLLSVVDGALAVAPAPEAGVYRGASVASRATGSVEVPGFAEVLVSGSGTVSLELGEGSGSQAVYSGELVEGEELRIFIDASLVEVYRSGSVATTLRAYPAPGESWTLNLPDGATAEVWELALPR, encoded by the coding sequence TTGACGGACCTTGTACTCTCTGACTCCCTGTTGGCTGCCTCGACGCACCCGGACCCTGCCTTCCCGAGGTTCCACCCACGTCCGGCGCAGGGCTGGATCAACGACCCCAACGGCGTCAGCTTCATCGACGGCCGCTACCACGTGTTCTTCCAGTACAACCCCTTGTCCGCCCGGCACCACCAGATCCAGTGGGGCCATGTGAGCTCCCCGGACCTGGTCCGCTGGGAAGAACACCCGGTGGCACTGGTTCCCCAAGCGGGCGGCCCGGACTCTGCCGGCTGCTGGACTGGCGTGGTGACCTCGGATAACGGCGTTCCGACGGCCGCATACTCCGGTGTGAAGGACCACGGCGGTCACTCCCAGGTAGTGATCGCGCGTGGTTCCGCGGATCTGGTGACGTGGGAGCAGGACGGACACGTGGCCGCTCCCATGCCTGCCGATCCGCTGGTCACTGCTGTGCGCGACCCCTTCATCTTCCACTTCAACGGCGTCCGCTACGCCATGCAGGGCGCCGGACTGGCCGATGGGCGTGCCGCCTTGCTGCTGTACACCGTGGACTCCCTCGACGACTGGAAATACCAAGGGATCTGGCTCACCACGGCCAACCCTGTGGCTGCCGAGCACACGCCGGCTGAGATCTGGGAGTGCCCTCAGTTGGTAGAGGTGCCGGTGGCATCCGGCGGTTCCACGTGGGTCATGATGTTCTCGCTCTGGCTTTCCGGAGACGACCACGAGCACGCCAACGGCGTGGGGCACCTGATCGGTTCGCTCTCAGCCGACCCGGAGACCGGGTTGCCGGTGTTTGCTCCTGTCTCGGGCGGGAAGTCCGACCTTGGCCGCGACTTCTACGCGCCGCAAATCGTGCAGCTTTCTTATGGCCGCTCTGCTTCGGCTTTGCTGTTCGGTTGGGCCAACGAAGGGCCCGGACGTGACGGTCGCCGTGGCCGCACCCAGGAAGAAATCGACGACGCCGGATGGTCGGGTGTGTTAACGCATCCCCGCCTTTTGTCTGTGGTTGACGGGGCGCTGGCTGTTGCTCCCGCGCCGGAAGCCGGCGTTTACCGGGGTGCTTCCGTGGCTTCCAGGGCTACCGGATCCGTGGAGGTTCCTGGGTTTGCCGAGGTGCTGGTGTCCGGTTCCGGCACTGTTTCCTTGGAACTCGGTGAGGGTTCTGGTTCCCAGGCGGTCTATTCGGGTGAGCTGGTTGAGGGGGAGGAGCTCCGGATCTTCATCGATGCCTCCCTGGTGGAGGTGTACCGTTCCGGTTCCGTCGCCACCACCCTCCGGGCCTACCCTGCGCCCGGAGAATCCTGGACGCTAAACCTTCCCGATGGCGCGACCGCCGAGGTGTGGGAGTTGGCACTGCCTCGCTGA